One Acidobacteriota bacterium DNA window includes the following coding sequences:
- a CDS encoding nucleoside-diphosphate kinase: protein MERTLAIIKPDAVASRQAGAILQRIEAGGFELRGMRLVHLTRAEAEGFYAVHRARPFFDSLTAFMSSGSAIVLALEADDAIRRWRELMGATDPAKAAPGSLRREFGTSIERNATHGSDAPETAATEIGYFFRRVEIG from the coding sequence ATGGAGCGTACGCTTGCCATAATCAAGCCGGACGCGGTCGCCAGCCGGCAGGCCGGCGCCATCCTGCAACGCATAGAGGCCGGTGGCTTCGAGCTGCGCGGCATGCGGCTCGTACACCTGACGCGGGCGGAGGCGGAGGGCTTCTACGCGGTCCATCGCGCGCGTCCGTTCTTCGACAGCCTGACCGCGTTCATGTCGTCGGGCTCCGCGATCGTCCTGGCCCTGGAGGCGGACGACGCGATCCGGCGCTGGCGCGAGCTGATGGGGGCCACCGATCCGGCCAAGGCGGCTCCGGGGAGCCTGCGGCGGGAGTTCGGCACCTCGATCGAGCGCAACGCCACGCATGGTTCCGATGCGCCGGAGACGGCCGCGACGGAGATCGGCTACTTCTTCCGCAGGGTCGAGATCGGTTGA
- a CDS encoding HEAT repeat domain-containing protein has translation MPKLVERESAPRPSALSSAPALAVQFFLIPLAVVGVIVLVYGGFRMLLTTERTPAELLSDVRTGGRERRWPAAYELSRVLDDPETERRNPQLGASIVQAFVDSEGDDPRVRRYLALAIGRLTLPPPGAVAELTAALQDPDTETRISVIWALASLGDESTVDDIESMYRSDDAGVRKMAVYALGALVGSGDHATLRNALDDPAADVQWNAAVALARHGRDEGVTVIRRMLDREYVARMVTRRANADDPLDPVSEVIVSGLQAAASLRAGELRQPIEALSETDENLRVRELAIKTLDLLNQSTRNLIH, from the coding sequence ATGCCGAAGCTGGTCGAGCGTGAATCCGCCCCCCGTCCGAGCGCCCTGAGCTCGGCCCCGGCTCTGGCTGTCCAGTTCTTCCTGATTCCCCTCGCGGTCGTGGGCGTCATCGTGCTCGTGTACGGCGGCTTCCGGATGCTGCTCACGACCGAGCGCACCCCGGCCGAGCTGCTCTCGGACGTGCGGACCGGTGGCCGGGAGCGGCGCTGGCCGGCGGCCTACGAGCTCTCGCGGGTTCTCGACGACCCGGAGACCGAGCGGCGGAACCCGCAGCTCGGGGCGAGCATCGTTCAGGCGTTCGTCGATTCCGAGGGAGACGACCCCCGGGTGCGGCGCTATCTGGCGCTGGCGATCGGGCGGCTGACGCTTCCGCCTCCCGGAGCCGTCGCCGAGCTCACCGCGGCCCTCCAGGATCCGGACACGGAGACGCGCATCAGCGTCATCTGGGCGCTGGCGTCGCTCGGCGACGAGTCGACGGTGGACGACATCGAGTCCATGTACCGCTCGGATGACGCGGGTGTCCGGAAGATGGCCGTCTACGCGCTCGGCGCCCTGGTAGGCTCGGGAGACCATGCCACGCTGCGCAACGCGCTCGACGACCCTGCCGCCGACGTGCAGTGGAACGCGGCGGTGGCGCTGGCCCGGCATGGCCGGGACGAGGGCGTGACCGTGATTCGCCGGATGCTCGATCGCGAGTACGTGGCCCGCATGGTCACGCGTCGGGCGAACGCCGACGACCCTCTGGATCCGGTCAGCGAGGTAATCGTGAGCGGTCTGCAGGCCGCCGCCTCGTTGCGCGCCGGGGAGTTGCGGCAACCGATAGAGGCCTTGAGCGAAACGGACGAGAACCTCCGGGTTCGCGAGCTGGCGATCAAGACTCTGGACCTGTTGAATCAATCGACCAGGAATCTCATCCACTGA
- a CDS encoding 2-oxoacid:ferredoxin oxidoreductase subunit beta yields MAVATSPERKKKVNRVGLEAREYRGSKTTLCAGCGHNAISERIIGACFEMGIQPERVVKLSGIGCSSKSPAYFLGSAHGFNAVHGRMPSVGTGAMLANRNLVAIGVSGDGDTGAIGIGQFVHLMRRNLPIIYIIEDNGCYGLTKGQFSPTADLGSKAKTGVVNDLPPIDTCALAIELGASFVARSFSGDKKQLNAILKAALSHRGTAMLDVLSPCVTFNDHEGSTKSYAYAKAHDDPLEELDFVPFFEDISVDYEPGTTREVVMHDGSKLYLKKLDADYDPLSKVAAMRVLQETRGRGEFATGLIYVEPVKPDFLDVLNLVDEPLATLPEERVRPQKAVLDDIMESLR; encoded by the coding sequence GTGGCTGTCGCAACATCGCCGGAACGGAAGAAGAAGGTGAACCGCGTCGGGCTCGAGGCGCGGGAATACCGCGGTTCGAAGACCACGCTCTGCGCCGGGTGCGGGCACAACGCGATCTCGGAGCGGATAATCGGCGCCTGCTTCGAGATGGGCATCCAGCCGGAACGGGTCGTCAAGCTCTCCGGGATAGGCTGCTCCAGCAAGAGCCCCGCCTACTTTCTCGGGTCCGCCCACGGATTCAACGCCGTCCATGGCCGCATGCCGTCCGTCGGAACCGGCGCGATGCTGGCTAACCGGAATCTGGTGGCGATCGGCGTCAGCGGCGACGGCGACACCGGAGCCATCGGCATCGGGCAGTTCGTGCACTTGATGCGCCGGAACCTGCCCATCATCTACATCATCGAGGACAACGGCTGCTACGGTCTGACGAAGGGGCAGTTCTCGCCGACGGCCGATCTCGGATCGAAGGCCAAGACCGGCGTCGTGAACGATCTGCCGCCGATCGACACGTGTGCGCTGGCCATCGAGCTCGGGGCGTCGTTCGTGGCTCGCTCGTTCTCGGGCGACAAGAAGCAGCTCAACGCGATCCTGAAGGCTGCCCTCAGTCACCGCGGCACGGCGATGCTCGACGTGCTCTCGCCCTGCGTCACCTTCAACGACCATGAAGGCTCGACCAAGAGCTACGCGTACGCCAAGGCGCACGACGACCCGCTCGAGGAGCTCGACTTCGTACCCTTCTTCGAGGACATCAGCGTCGACTACGAACCTGGAACGACGCGGGAAGTCGTCATGCACGACGGGTCGAAGCTGTACCTGAAGAAGCTCGACGCCGACTACGACCCGCTGAGCAAGGTGGCCGCGATGCGGGTGCTCCAGGAGACGCGCGGGCGGGGCGAGTTCGCGACCGGCCTGATTTACGTGGAGCCGGTCAAGCCCGACTTCCTCGACGTGCTGAACCTCGTGGACGAGCCGCTGGCGACGTTGCCCGAGGAGCGTGTGCGGCCGCAGAAAGCGGTGCTCGACGACATCATGGAGAGTCTGCGGTAA